In Denticeps clupeoides chromosome 1, fDenClu1.1, whole genome shotgun sequence, a single window of DNA contains:
- the LOC114796457 gene encoding titin isoform X46, producing the protein MQMESRRKSQRSSFMDSLSSRSQWIIVLGLLITWSMAGIFMFDFINFKEEPDTQEDPIAAINDALESISEYMDKGLDVLSDPLGLVPESGEIVESAVDGLADLAGSASGLLLDSEGSVYGVRFLKSGGALIEDVRTGMQDAVLYLFHIFEGVLNAVTSFPVGILTQTLDGVKCILNLIANCIPSMPASREGSSYGVGALKSGGALMEDARIGLKNAVLYIFDVFQGLLNAAASFPFDGVTWIVNLIANCIPSMPAGHEGGFYGEVVLQSGGALVEDVRTGVKNVVLYLFNVFEGVLDAVIFIPDLLVTQTMHGVKYITNIVVYCVTSIPIDHAGWIPESIKPMNAITYATEGITNLNKNVFGSLSNMFKSDEGYIPEMSFDPMKVVTDAVEEITDKRNMFLAYLSTMLMQEKEDALQMKRKKGEFFPPLETVTEIMDRKEDDVLLEKIFKATSTKLEDHRRGRAMDDLQEEHEQKQEDSGKLDLKEEEDLDHMGEYQQEDRDEKNNKDASDYYNVSEPENLDDAVEKNVEGLVFLMKPITDVPDLERDSEAADEYEDKKSPESVIPEIEEFKEFETIPDDDEEMISGDTEETGKQARSDITEEEDDDDDDDDDDDKVPAEQAHSDITVSDFEGEIEMKVTDDDDLDSEDTEEKTSNVADDHIIEGEDDGEDLTEKTTAASKLAETTDDYNNDDAEDYRGGDEDNKDKDDYLEIEDAEETTAHDESVSEIDNKKDHVTESEDDVKDLIGPFTEAPKLADNEDDLEREDEEGKITSDLALAEIDNKHDHMTESEDDLIEPPTAAASLTDNHNVHDDDDAEEKIKSDVVVTEMDDKDDPLTVSEADSEDLIDPPAEAPSLTENCDVNYGDVHDDDDDLDSDDAEEKIKSDGGLAEDLVEPQTESPKMAEASDADEEDDLQSEDAEDKIKAEIRNKDDHMTESEDDSEDHTEPTTAAPSLAEVSDNQNDDEDDNDFDSDGSEMTEPLETMDTDVSAEQTKPEDILLKPDSSANGDDQNNNNNDRRKEKSKMKKQLPGKTRQSNITSDVLTEQEDLDSLPQDLYGVLEQEKAYKEQKTKEEVYKVIQELRAAEDEEDEEQMAITEETEKNAEEKTSDRMKRKAKLQMNMTSDDLEPKAEKLEKPEKLKKKPSVETHVIKKKSQKEVEAQRERAKPAKKEAEVLKEKVKPAKTERKVAKKAEQAKKAAPKVSTEKAKISPERKEAEDLKRKVKPAPAIKEVPQEKVKLAPEEAEVTKEKVKPLKKDFAASKEKAKPKKDVEAQTERAKPGKDAEVPKEKAKAKEARQVAKEKPAAQIKEPQVPQKKPITPEKEPAEKAKARPTKKESELPKEKAKAPAEVKEVPKEKVKPTPPIKKPKILKKDLKPITKEPKIPKEESKPIKKEPKIPKEEPKPIKEEPEIPKEESKPTKKVPEKAKSAPAIKEPEMPKEKEKPTLTVKKAEVTKEKAKSTRAAKQAEVPKEKARPTPGVKKPEEETHPEKKEIQKEEPKSSKKEPKILKEEPKPIKKEPKILKELKPIKKVPKIPKEGSKPIKKELKMPKEEPKPIKEEPEIPKEEPKPTKKEPKVPKEETPPSKKDPKILKEETQPMKKEPKIPKEEPKPKKESKIPKAKPRPTMKEPDISKEESKPIKTEPKSPKKELKPIKKEPKIPKEELKPIKKEPKVKKENTQPIKKEPKIPKVKAKPIMKEPKVPKEEIQLIKKEAKIPEEEPKPIKKEPKVPKEETKPIKKEPKVKKEDTQSITKAEPKIPKEEPEPIKKEPKVPKEDTQPIKKEPKIPVEEPKPIKKEPKVPKEDTHPIKKEPKIPVEEPKPIKKEPKVPKEDTQPIKKEPKIPVEEPKSIKKEPKIPVEEPKSIKKEPKVPKEETKPIKKEPKIPEEEPKSIKKEPKVPKEETKPIKKEPKTPKVEAKPIKKEPKIPEEEPKSIKKEPKIPVEEPKSIKKEPKVPKEETKPIKKEPKIPEEEPKPIKKEPKIPKEEPKPIKKEPKVPKEDTQPIKKEPKIPEEEPKPIKKEPKVPKEETKPIKKEPKTPKVEAKPIKKESKIPEEEPKSIKKEPKIPEEEPKSIKKEPKIPEEESKSIKKEPKVPKEDTQPIKKEPKIPKEEPKPIKKEPKVPKEETKPIKKEPKTPKVEAKPIKKEPKIPEEEPKSIKKELDILKEEPKKAEAEVAKGKVKSTPAVKKPEVPKEKPEPIKKEAEMPKEKLKATPTIKKAEVQKEEKKLMKKEPEVPNEKVLHTTATQVEPVLKEKVKPPRKDVELAKAKAKPAPPLKAEAGIPKDKAKPKKAAEKDKEKPEPTPSPKELGVKKEKVPAAPTAKKPDVPKTEAKQPKKAPGAVLKERLKLTRGKADIHLKAELEGLKNLTKPIPKKEHIVKERKKLVEKATPEAPKEVKPVPETEEPEVSQETTAPLEKVVHIESVTPVDVTEPAPTKPGEPPLLEEFGAEEDDLPYFQCFFVDEDDTHYPFFPFSPIQM; encoded by the exons ATGCAGATGGAGTCTCGTCGCAAGAGCCAGCGCAGCAGCTTCATGGATTCCCTTAGCAGCCGCAGCCAATGGATCATCGTCCTCGGCCTCCTCATCACCTGGTCCATGGCTGGCATATTTATGTTCGACTTCATCAATTTCAAGGAAGAACCGG acacacaggagGATCCCATAGCCGCTATAAACGATGCGTTGGAGAGCATCTCGGAATATATGGATAAAGGCCTGGACGTTTTGAGTGACCCGCTGG GTTTAGTACCTGAATCGGGTGAGATAGTCGAGTCTGCTGTTGATGGACTCGCTGATTTAGCAGGCTCGGCATCAGGACTGCTGCTGGACAGTGAAG gGAGCGTGTACGGAGTGCGTTTCTTGAAATCAGGTGGTGCTCTAATCGAAGATGTAAGAACTGGAATGCAGGATGCGGTGCTGTATTTATTCCACATCTTTGAAG GAGTGCTGAATGCAGTGACCTCCTTCCCAGTAGGAATTTTGACTCAAACACTTGATGGAGTTAAATGCATACTGAACTTGATCGCAAACTGTATTCCAAGCATGCCAGCTAGCCGTGAAG GGAGTTCTTATGGAGTGGGCGCCCTGAAATCTGGTGGTGCACTAATGGAAGATGCAAGAATTGGGCTGAAGAACGCAGTCCTGTATATATTCGACGTCTTTCAAG GCCTCCTCAATGCAGCGGCCTCCTTCCCGTTTGATGGAGTAACATGGATAGTGAACTTGATTGCAAACTGTATTCCAAGCATGCCAGCTGGCCACGAAG gggGTTTTTATGGAGAGGTTGTCCTGCAATCTGGAGGTGCACTCGTGGAAGATGTGAGAACTGGAGTGAAGAATGTGGTTCTGTATTTATTCAACGTCTTCGAAG GAGTGCTGGATGCAGTTATCTTCATCCCGGATCTGCTTGTGACTCAAACAATGCATGGAGTGAAATACATAACAAACATTGTGGTATATTGCGTCACAAGCATACCCATTGACCATGCAG GTTGGATTCCCGAAAGCATTAAACCAATGAACGCCATTACTTACGCAACAGAAGGAATCACTAACCTAAACAAGAATGTCTTTGGCTCGTTGTCTAACATGTTCAAGAGTGATGAAG GTTACATTCCGGAAATGAGCTTTGACCCCATGAAAGTTGTCACTGATGCAGTAGAAGAAATTACTGACAAAAGGAACATGTTCTTGGCATATTTGTCAACTATGCTGATGCAAGAAAAGG aaGATGCACTacagatgaaaagaaagaaag GAGAATTTTTCCCTCCACTAGAAACAG TTACAGAGATCATGGACAGAAAAGAAGATGATGTTCTGCTGGAGAAGATCTTTAAGGCCACTAGTACAAAGCTAGAAGATCACAGGAGAGGAAGAGCCATGGATGACCTCCAAGAAGAGCATGAGCAAAAACAGGAAGATTCTGGTAAATTGGAtttgaaagaggaagaagatcTAGATCACATGGGAGAATATCAACAGGAGGACAGGGATGAGAAAAACAACAAGGATGCTTCTGATTATTATAATGTTTCCGAACCTGAAAATCTTGATGATGCTGTTGAAAAAAATGTTGAGGGTCTTGTGTTTTTGATGAAACCCATCACAGACGTTCCAGATTTGGAAAGGGATTCTGAAGCAGCAGATGAATATGAGGATAAGAAGAGTCCAGAGTCTGTCATTCCTGAAATAgaagaatttaaagaatttgaAACAATTCCAGATGACGATGAAGAAATGATCAGTGGGGATACAGAGGAGACAGGAAAACAGGCAAGATCTGACataacagaagaagaagatgatgatgatgatgatgatgatgatgatgataaggTCCCAGCAGAACAGGCACATTCTGATATAACCGTGTCTGACTTTGAAGGTGAAATAGAGATGAAGGTCACTGATGACGATGATTTAGACAGTGAGGATACAGAGGAAAAAACATCCAATGTAGCTGACGATCATATTATTGAAGGTGAAGATGACGGTGAAGACCTGACAGAAAAAACCACAGCAGCCAGTAAATTGGCTGAGACCACTGACGATTACAACAACGATGATGCTGAAGATTACAGGGGAGGTGATGAAGATAACAAAGATAAGGATGATTATTTGGAGATCGAGGATGCAGAGGAAACAACAGCACATGATGAATCTGTTTCTGAAATAGATAACAAAAAGGATCATGTCACTGAAAGTGAAGATGACGTTAAAGACCTGATAGGACCATTCACAGAAGCACCTAAACTGGCTGATAATGAAGATGATTTAGAGCGTGAGGATGAAGAAGGAAAAATAACATCTGATCTAGCTCTAGCTGAAATAGATAACAAACATGACCACATGACTGAAAGTGAAGATGACCTGATAGAACcacccacagcagcagcatcactgACAGATAACCACAAtgttcatgatgatgatgatgcagaagaaaaaattaaatctgaTGTAGTTGTAACTGAAATGGATGACAAAGATGATCCTCTGACTGTAAGTGAAGCTGACAGTGAAGATCTAATAGATCCACCTGCAGAAGCACCATCATTGACTGAGAACTGTGATGTTAATTATGGTGAtgttcatgatgatgatgatgatttggATAGTGATGatgcagaagaaaaaataaaatctgatggAGGTCTAGCTGAAGACCTTGTAGAACCACAAACAGAATCACCTAAAATGGCTGAGGCCAGTGATGCTGATGAGGAAGATGATTTACAGAGCGAGGATGCAGAAGACAAAATAAAAGCTGAAATACGTAATAAAGATGACCACATGACTGAAAGTGAAGATGATAGTGAAGACCATACAGAACCAACTACAGCAGCACCATCACTGGCTGAGGTCAGTGATAATCaaaatgatgatgaagatgataaTGATTTTGACAGTGATGGTTCAGAGATGACAGAACCGCTGGAGACAATGGATACAGATGTATCAGCTGAACAAACCAAACCTGAGGACATACTTTTGAAGCCTGACAGTTCTGCCAATGGTGATgaccaaaacaacaacaacaacgacagAAGGAAGGAAAAATCCAAAATGAAGAAGCAGTTGCCGGGGAAGACAAGGCAATCAAACATCACGTCCGATGTTCTCACAGAGCAAGAAGATCTGGACTCTTTGCCACAGGACTTATACGGAG TTCTTGAACAAGAAAAAGCATATaaagagcaaaaaacaaaagaagaagtgTATAAGGTCATCCAAG AGTTGAGAGCCGcagaggatgaagaggatgaagaacAGATGGCCATAACTgaggaaacagaaaaaaatgctgaagaAAAAACATCCGACAGAATGAAACGCAAAGCCAAGCTTCAGATGAACATGACTTCAGATGACCTGGAGCCCAAAG CAGAGAAACTGGAGAAGCCCGAGAAGCTGAAGAAGAAACCCAGTGTTGAGACTCATGTGATAAAAAAGAAGTCCCAGAAAG AGGTGGAAGCTCAAAGGGAAAGAGCCAAACCAGCAAAGAAAG AAGCTGAGGTCCTGAAAGAGAAAGTCAAACCAGCCAAGACAG AACGTAAAGTTGCAAAGAAAGCTGAACAAGCAAAGAAAG CAGCACCTAAAGTTTCCACAGAAAAAGCCAAAATATCACCAGAGAGAAAAG AAGCTGAGGATCTGAAGAGGAAAGTCAAACCAGCTCCAGCAATTAAGG AAGTGCCACAAGAAAAAGTCAAGCTTGCACCTGAAGAGGCCGAAG TTACAAAGGAGAAGGTCAAACCACTGAAGAAAg aCTTTGCTGCTTCAAAGGAAAAAGCCAAACCAAAGAAAG ATGTGGAAGCTCAGACAGAGAGGGCCAAACCAGGAAAGG ATGCTGAAGTCCCAAAAGAAAAAGCTAAAGCAAAGGAGG CAAGACAAGTGGCAAAAGAAAAACCAGCAGCACAAATAAAAG AGCCTCAGGTTCCACAGAAGAAACCCATAACTCCTGAGAAAG AACCAGCTGAAAAGGCCAAAGCTCgaccaacaaaaaaag AATCTGAATTACCAAAAGAAAAGGCCAAGGCTCCAGCTGAAGTAAAAG AAGTtccaaaagaaaaagtgaaaccTACTCCACCAATTAAAA AACCAAAGATTCTGAAGAAGGACCTCAAACCTATAACGAAAG AACCCAAGATTCCAAAGGAGGAATCCAAACCTATAAAGAaag AACCTAAGATTCCAAAGGAGGAACCCAAACCAATAAAGGAAG AACCAGAGATTCCAAAGGAGGAATCTAAACCTACAAAGAAAG TGCCAGAAAAGGCCAAGTCTGCCCCAGCAATAAAAG AACCAGAAAtgccaaaagaaaaagagaagccCACTCTAACAGTTAAAA AAGCAGAAGtgacaaaagaaaaagccaAGTCTACTCGAGCTGCTAAAC AAGCAGAAGTGCCGAAAGAAAAGGCCAGGCCTACTCCAGGGGTTAAAA AACCAGAGGAGGAAACCCATCCTGAAAAGAAAG AAATTCAGAAAGAGGAACCCAAATCTTCAAAGAAAG AACCCAAGATCCTGAAAGAGGAACCCAAACCTATTAAGAAAG AACCAAAGATTCTGAAGGAGCTCAAACCTATAAAGAAAG TACCCAAGATTCCTAAGGAGGGATCCAAACCTATAAAGAAAG AACTTAAAATGCCAAAAGAAGAACCCAAACCAATAAAGGAAG AACCAGAGATTCCAAAGGAGGAACCTAAACCTACAAAGAAAG AACCCAAGGTTCCAAAGGAGGAAACCCCACCTTCAAAGAAAG ACCCCAAGATTCTGAAAGAGGAAACCCAACCTATGAAGAAAG AACCCAAGATTCCGAAGGAGGAACCCAAACCCAAGAAAG AATCAAAGATTCCAAAGGCAAAACCTAGACCTACAATGAAAG AACCAGATATTTCAAAGGAGGAATCCAAACCAATAAAGACAG AACCTAAAAGTCCAAAGAAGGAACTCAAACCAATCAAGAAAG AACCTAAGATTCCAAAGGAGGAACTCAAACCAATCAAGAAAG AACCCAAGGTTAAAAAAGAGAACACCCAACCTATTAAGAAAG AACCCAAAATCCCAAAGGTGAAAGCCAAACCTATAATGAAAG AACCCAAGGTTCCAAAGGAAGAAATACAACTTATAAAGAAAG AAGCCAAGATTCCAGAGGAGGAGCCCAAACCTATAAAGAAAG AACCCAAGGTTCCAAAGGAAGAAACCAAACCCATAAAAAAAG AACCCAAGGTTAAAAAAGAGGACACCCAATCTATTACGAAAG CAGAACCCAAGATTCCAAAGGAGGAGCCCGAACCTATAAAGAAAG AACCCAAGGTTCCAAAGGAAGACACCCAACCTATAAAGAAAG AACCCAAGATTCCAGTGGAGGAGCCCAAACCTATAAAGAAAG AACCCAAGGTTCCAAAGGAAGACACCCATCCTATAAAGAAAG AACCCAAGATTCCAGTGGAGGAGCCCAAACCTATAAAGAAAG AACCCAAGGTTCCAAAGGAAGACACCCAACCTATAAAGAAAG AACCCAAGATTCCAGTGGAGGAGCCCAAATCTATAAAGAAAG AACCCAAGATTCCAGTGGAGGAGCCCAAATCTATAAAGAAAG AACCCAAGGTTCCAAAGGAAGAAACCAAACCCATAAAGAAAG AACCCAAGATTCCAGAGGAGGAGCCCAAATCTATAAAGAAAG AACCCAAGGTTCCAAAGGAAGAAACCAAACCTATCAAGAAAG AACCCAAGACTCCAAAGGTGGAAGCCAAACCTATAAAGAAAG AACCCAAGATTCCAGAGGAGGAGCCCAAATCTATAAAGAAAG AACCCAAGATTCCAGTGGAGGAGCCCAAATCTATAAAGAAAG AACCCAAGGTTCCAAAGGAAGAAACCAAACCTATAAAGAAAG AACCCAAGATTCCAGAGGAGGAGCCCAAACCTATAAAGAAAG AACCCAAGATTCCAAAGGAGGAGCCCAAACCTATAAAGAAAG AACCCAAGGTTCCAAAGGAAGACACCCAACCTATAAAGAAAG AACCCAAGATTCCAGAGGAGGAGCCCAAACCTATAAAGAAAG AACCCAAGGTTCCAAAGGAAGAAACCAAACCTATAAAGAAAG AACCCAAGACTCCAAAGGTGGAAGCCAAACCTATAAAGAAAG AATCCAAGATTCCAGAGGAGGAGCCCAAATCTATAAAGAAAG AACCCAAGATTCCAGAGGAGGAGCCCAAATCTATAAAGAAAG AACCCAAGATTCCAGAGGAGGAGTCCAAATCTATAAAGAAAG AACCCAAGGTTCCAAAGGAAGACACCCAACCTATAAAGAAAG AACCCAAGATTCCAAAGGAGGAGCCCAAACCTATAAAGAAAG AACCCAAGGTTCCAAAGGAAGAAACCAAACCTATCAAGAAAG AACCCAAGACTCCAAAGGTGGAAGCCAAACCTATAAAGAAAG AACCCAAGATTCCAGAGGAGGAGCCCAAATCTATAAAGAAAG AACTAGATATTCTAAAGGAGGAACCCAAGAAAG CAGAGGCAGAAGTAGCAAAAGGCAAAGTCAAGTCCACTCCTGCAGTTAAAA AGCCTGAGGTTCCTAAGGAGAAACCTGAACCAATAAAGAAAG aAGCAGAAATGCCAAAAGAGAAACTCAAAGCCACTCCAACAATAAAAA AAGCTGAGGTtcaaaaggaggagaagaaactaATGAAGAAAg AACCAGAGGTGCCTAATGAAAAAGTATTACACACCACGGCAACACAAG TAGAGCCTGTTCTAAAGGAGAAAGTCAAGCCACCAAGGAAAG ATGTTGAATTGGCAAAAGCAAAAGCCAAACCGGCTCCACCATTAAAAG CAGAAGCTGGCATTCCAAAGGACAAAGCTAAACCTAAAAAAG CTGCTGAGAAGGACAAAGAAAAGCCAGAGCCCACTCCATCACCAAAGG AATTAGGTGTGAAGAAGGAAAAAGTCCCAGCTGCACCAACAGCAAAAA AGCCAGATGTTCCCAAGACTGAAGCCAAACAACCAAAGAAAG CACCAGGAGCGGTTTTGAAAGAAAGACTGAAACTGACAAGAGGTAAAGCAGACATTCACCTCAAAGCAG AGCTTGAAGGTCTGAAAAATCTTACAAAGCCTATTCCAAAGAAAG AACACATTGTAAAGGAAAGGAAGAAGCTGGTGGAGAAAG CAACTCCAGAGGCACCAAAAGAAGTGAAACCTGTGCCAGAGACAGAAG AGCCTGAAGTTTCACAGGAGACCACTGCACCTCTGGAGAAAG TTGTTCATATAGAATCTGTAACACCAGTGGACGTCACAGAACCAGCGCCTACAAAACCAG GTGAACCACCGCTGTTGGAGGAGTTTGGTGCAGAAGAAG atgacctGCCCTACTTCCAGTGCTTCTTTGTGGATGAAGATGACACCCACTATCCTTTCTTCCCTTTCTCACCGATCCAAATGTGA